TTAGCTAATTTATTTATCACAAGTTTTTTTGCTCTAAGTCTAACACGAATCTGATTTTCTTCTTCCACAAAGAACACCCATGCTTTCACACCTTCAATATTACCTAAAATTCCAACAAGCTGAGAAGCTTCTGAAGGGGTCACATCAAATTTCTTTAATATATCTTTTGTTATACTCATTGATGCAGAACCTGACGATGTTAACGTAAAGTTTTGAAGAACATATCCACTAAGTTTAGCGACGTTTCTCTTTGTTTTGTAAAGTTCGTCGTAAATTGGTGTAGGGTTAATTCCTTTTGAGATTAATGCACTAGCATACTGAAAAGTTTTCTCCGTTGTACTCGGGAATAGAAACCTTCCTGTATCACCCACAATCCCAGTATAAAGAAGTTCTGCCGCTTTTTCAGATAATTTAAAGCCGTGATCTTTACCTTCTAAGTACAGTTCATAAATCATTTCACTTGTAGCACTTGCTTCAGTTTCCACCCACAAAAGATCTCCGTATTGATCCTCATTTGGATGGTGATCGATTTTAATCAATTTTTTACCTGTTTTATAACGTTGATCACTGATGCGGGCTTGGTTTGCTGTATCACATACAATAACAAGTGCTTCTTGGTATATCTCGTCTGAAATATGATCCATTTTATATAGAAACTCAAGCGATTGCTCAGATTCTCCTACAACATAGATTTTCTTATTTGGGTATGTAGCTTTTATCATTTCAGCCAAACCGCATTGAGAGCCATAGGCATCCGGATCTGGACGAACATGGCGATGAATGATAATTGTGTCATTTTGGCTAATTTCATCAAGTATTTGTTGTTTCATTTTGGTCTCCTTTTCTCTCTATATAGTTTATTAAATCATAAATACAAATTTTAAAAAAGAATGAATCTTCAGGATTTTCATTTCATCGTATTTAGTTAAAGACATGTTAAACTAAACATGCTATCTTTTATTATAGGTTGTTTAAGAAGATATTTCTTCTTTTTTACCTTACTAGATGCAAGAGTAGAAAAAATACTCATCTCAGTAGTGGAGGTTTTTATATGCCAGTTTTAGTTGTACTTATTATTTTTTCACTAGCTTTCTATTTGTACTATAGGGTCAAAGCATACCGATCAAATAAGCAAGCGGAGAAAAGTTGGATATCTGCGAAAGCTAGCATTGCATTAGGTCTGTTTGTTGCATTTTTTGGGCTTAATCAATTATTTATGTTTCGCTCAACCTTATCATTTGTTGTGGGAATTATTTTTCTGTTAATCGGTTTTGGCAGTGCTTGGGCAGGATACCGAGCTTACAAGCATTATCTTCCATATGTTCTAAAAGAAATAAAAGAGCAACAGTAACGAATCTCTCGAAAAAAATAGGGTTAACTGTTTTATAAAAACAGCTAACCCTATTTTTTCCTTGTTTTATCTCTCAATCAATTGAACCATCATCATCGCTTTTCCTACGACTATACCGTCGCTATATGCTTCTATATCAATTTTTCCAAACTTACGACCAACCTCTAATATTTTCGGGTGAATTTCAAGCACTGATTCCATTTGAACAGGTTTAATAAAGTATATTGTGATATTTTCAACAACAATGTCACCTTTTTTCTGTGCTCTTAGATAACGATTAACGGACTCTGTAACAAGTGTCGTAAAAACCCCATAAGAAATGGTGCCAAGGTGATTTGTCATTTGCGGAGTTACTTCACATCGAAAAATACTACTGCGTTTTGATTCATCATCAATAGTTATAAATTGATTTGTCACGATGTCATCAAGTTTTTCACCAATTTGTGGTTGACGTTGGATCATTTGAAGAGCTTTGAGAACATCTTGACGACTAATAATCCCTTGCAATCTATTCTGCTGGTCTACTACCGGCAAAATTTCGATCCCTTCCCAAACCATCATTTGTGCTGCTGATGCGACAGAAGTTTTACCAATTACTGTAATCGGACTTTTAGTCATTATTTTTTCGATTATGGTTGAATGGTCGTTCCCCATAATATCTTTAGAGGTAACAATTCCTTGCACTTTTAAGTTCTGATCTATCACTGGAAACCGACCATGCCCGGTTTCATAGTTATGTTGATACCAAGTTGCCACCGTATCAGACGTTGATAAACAGATTGTTTTATCAATCGGTGTAAGAATATCCTCCACCTGTACGATTTCTTTCTTAATTAACTGATCATAAATTGCTCGATTGATCATGGCACCAACCGTAAAAGTATCATAGCTTGTTGAAATAATTGGCAGCTCCAGCTCATCAGCTAATTTTTTCACGCTATCTTCTGTATCAAAACCACCTGTTATCAATACTGCTGCACCAGCTTCAAGCGCATATTGATGGGCAGTTGTACGATTCCCGACTATAAGTAAGTTCCCTGCACCTGTATATCGCATCATGGCATCAAGTTTCATCGCACCAATGACAAATTTATTTAATGTTTTATGTAAACCTGCCCGTCCACCTAAAACTTGCCCTTCAACAATATTAACAACCTCAGCATATGTTAATTTCTCAAAGTTCTCTTTCTTCTTTGTTTCAATTCTAATCGTTCCAACACGTTCTATCGTACTAACATATCCTTTGTTCTCTGCTTCTTTAATTGCACGATATGCTGTTCCTTCGCTAACATTTATATCCTTCGCAATTTGTCTGACAGAAATTTTTTCACCAACTGGCAGTGAAGTTATATACTGCAAAATTTGCTCGTGCTTTGTAGCCAAGCCGCATCACCCTTTTTATATTAGTGCATTTATCTAATAAGACCGCACAAATACGGTTTAAAAAACAAACTAATCCACTTTTATTATAAGGGTGAAGAAGGCTTATATCAACGCAGTGTTTGTCTTTGTCTCTTTTTCTGAATTTGCTTATATGATTTTAACTGCTTTGCTTGAACCTGTTGCTTTGGTCGGTACAAATAATGAGCAAAGTTTCCACCAATAACAAAAATCGCTAAGCACAACCAGCTCATAGCAAATACAGTTTGCGTTTGATTGCCCGAAAGTGAGATATGTTGAAGTCCAAAATAGAGCATCATTAATGCTATTAATGCGTACATTAGGTTTTTCATCTTGATTCATCCTTTCTATAAAAGCTTTGTTTCATTTTATGCATGTACACATAAAAAAAGAAGCAATGAATGAGATTCTTTGCTTCTTCTGATAGCATACTATCATTTTGCGCTATTTTTACTATTTTATTTCTAACACAGTAACCCCAATAAATTGTCCGTTTCATTACGCTCCAGACAATCGCTTTCCGCGGGGAGGAAGCTGAGCCTCCTCGGCTTTGCCTGCGGGGTCTCAGCCTTTCCTCTACCTCCCGCAGGAGTCATTTTCTTCCTCTTCATTCCACTAAGTTTATAAAAACAGGTTTAAAAGCAACACGTATAAACTTGGCTTGTGGTTTTCAACTCTAAACATTCTGTAAATCTTTTTTCCACATTATATGAACTATCCTATTAAAGCTCGTATTTTTCTCCCACTTTTAATGGCAGGCCAATGCCTTCTGGTAAGGATTGAGCGAATTTTTCTGGATCCTGCTTAATTGCTGGAAAAGTATCATAATGGATAGGAACGACTTTCTTTGCGTTTAGCCAAAGAGCTGCATCCTTTGCGTCTTCAGGACCCATTGTTAGATTATCTCCGATTGGTAAAAATGCAAGGTCTATTGAATTTCGTTCTCCAATCATTTTCATATCAGTAAAGAGTGCAGTATCACCTGCATGATAGATTGTTTTGCCTTCAGATGTTAATAAAATACCTGATGGCATACCAGTATAAATAATGGTACCATCCGGCTCTTGATAGCTTGACCCGTGAAAAGCCTGTGTTAGTTTTACTCTGCCAAAATCAAAATCATATGCTCCCCCAATATTCATTGGGTGAATATCAATTCCATTTTTCCCTATGTAAACCGCCAGCTCGTATGGGGCGATAACTAAAGCATTATTTTTCTTGGCAATTTCTATTGTGTCCCCAACATGATCATTATGACCGTGTGTAAGAATAATAACATCTGCTTCAACTGAATCAGCTGTCAAATCTGTTAATTCATTGCCAGTAATAAATGGATCTATAATGATTTTTTTATTGTGTGCTGCTACTTGTACAACTGCATGGCCGTGATATGAAACTTCCATTTTATTCAACTCCTTATATGTTAAATGGTTAAATGAATAAGATAGTCCACTAAAACTTTACCCATTTTTATTTCTAGCTAAACGTTTACATGAAAAACCTAGCTTTCACTAAGTTTTTCATGTGGTGTTATACTCGTGAATCCATTAATGAAGTAGCATCCTTAAAAAATAGTCCATGTGCCTCGGCAACTGCTTTATACGTTACAAATCCCTTCAACGTATTCAATCCTTTCAACAGCGCAGAATCTTCTAAACAAGCTTTTTGGTAACCTTTGGTTGCAATTATATTTGCATAGGGTACAGTGACATTTGTTAATGCCAATGTGGATGTTCTTGGAACTGCCCCTGGCATATTAGCTACAGCATAATGTAGAACACCATGTTTTTCATATGTTGGATTGTCATGGGTCGTTAACCTGTCAATTGTCTCAAAAATGCCGCCTTGATCAATGGCAATATCAACAATCACAGAGCCCTTACCCATTGCCTTTACATCCTCAGCAAAAACAAGATTTGGTGCTTTTGCCCCAGGAATTAACACAGCCCCAATAACTAGGTCTGCTCGTTGAACTGATTCTGATATTGTGAGGGGGCTAGACATGATTGTTGATACGTCTTTTCCAAATAAATCATCAAGCTGCCTTAGCCGGTCCGAGTTTGTATCAAGTATCGTAACCTCTGCCCCTAATCCACATGCAATTTTGGCGGCATTTGTACCAGCTACACCACCGCCTATAATTGTCACACGTCCTCTTTGTGTACCGGGGACTCCAGCTAGCAAAATTCCTTTACCACCTTTTGGCTTTTCTAATAGTTGAGCACCGATTTGCGAGGCCATTCTGCCGGCAACTTCACTCATTGGTGTTAATAGAGGAAGTGACCCATTTGAAAGCTGTACAGTTTCGTATGCAATCGATGTTACCTTTTGATTAATCAAAGCTTTTGTAAGCTCTGGTTCAGCCGCAAGATGTAAATAAGTAAATAAAATCAGATCATCACGAAAATAGGAAAATTCCTCTTTTAACGGCTCTTTCACTTTCATTACCATGTCCATTGACCAAGCCTCAGCAGCTGTTTTCACAATCGTTGCACCAGCATCTTTGTATTGCTCATCTGTAAAGCCGGATCCTAACCCTGCATTCGTTTCAATACAAACTTCATGTCCAGATTTTATTAACTGATTTGCTCCGGCTGGCGTCATCGCTACACGGTTTTCATTATTTTTCAATTCAGCTGGAATGCCGATTTTCATAAGTATTCACCCTTTAATTTGCGTTCTTATCAGTATGACCATATTTCATCATATGATGACGCAATAAGACAGGTTAGTGAATTTTTTATAAGAACAGATATTTTCTTGTTTTCAGACATGAAACCGGTGTATTACGTTTGCTCCACCAGTAACTTCAATAATGGAGCCTGTGATCATGTCCGAATTTTCATCACATATAAAAGCAACAGTTCTTGCAATATCTTCTCCTGTACCGGAACGGCCAATTGGTGTTTTCGATTCAACATCACTCATTATTCTAGACTGCTCAATCGTTGCTTCTTTCATTTCTCCGACAATGTTTCCTGGGCAGATCATATTAGCGGTGATCCCATGTTCTGCTTCTTCAATGCTTATTGATTTCGTTAGTGATACAAGACCTACCTTTGCAGCACTGAAAGCAGAGCGATGAAGCCAACCCGGAGAGGATTCGGCTCCTTGAAAACCATATGTAATAATTCTTCCATATCTTTGCTGCCTCATGATCGGAATAATCTTTTTGAACAAATGAAAGACTGAACTTAAATTTCCTTCTATCATTTGATACCATTCTTCGTCTGTATAATCAGCAAGCTTCTTTCTTTCAAATATGTATGGACCAGCATTATTTATCAAACAATCTATTCTACCGAACCGTTCAATCGTTAAATCAATCATGTTTGTGAGATCTTCTTTTTTCGTAACATCACCTTGAACAAAAAGAATACGATCTGATAGATGTGAATAGGTATTTTTGAGGTTTTCTACTGCTTCTATGTCTTTTCGATAATTAATTGTTACTGAATACCCGCGTTGTAAAAACTCTTCAGTGACCTTTTTTCCTAACCCTTTAGATCCTGCAGTAATAAGGGCATGTCTCACGATATCTTCCTCCCCATTTAACTTGTCCTTAAAAGGATATCAATCATTAATACGCTTTATCTAAAGGAATATTCCTTTGTAAAACTGTTTATTTTTTATAATTGGAATGGATTACTTCGATATTATCACAATAACTGATAGATCTATCCATTACTACTTCTATTGTGCTGATAAATGAGAGATTTTACAATTATCTTGTTTTGAAAAGGATTTGAGGAAAATTAGTAGGGTTTTTGAGGATTAAAAAAGCTGACTCATCTTAAGCCAGCATGACATACTTTTAATCTTTTCTTATTGCTCGAAAATGTTCTTGTAAAAAGTTTGGATCATATTGCTGTTCGACAACCCCACTTGAATAAGAATCAGTTAATTGTTGCATTGTTTCTTGTTCGCCAAGGTGGTCGTAGTAATACGTTTGTCTCGTAACTCTTCTTTCTTTCACAGTTTTCAGCTCCTTATTTTCAAATGCTCGCGATTAGTTTATCTGAAAATAAGGAGCTTATACTGTTAATTACTGTTTTTTATTTTTTAGGAAATTGTTTTAGCTTAACGTTTTCTTTGCCTTTTCCAGTGCTTGTTTGACCATTTCAAAGCCAGTCCCACCAGCGCTCATACGTTTTCTTACTGCTTCGTAAGGATTGATCATTTCATATAAGTCTTCTTCAAATAAAGAGGAGGCTTTTTTATATTCTTCAAAAGGCAGATCCTTTAAATAAATTCCTGATTGAATGCATTGATAAACCAAAGTCCCAACAACTTCATGTGCGTCTCTAAATGGCATACCTTTTGTTGATAAATAATCTGCAAGTTCAGTAGCATTAGAGAAATCTTCTGATGTTGCTTTTTCCATCTTCTCTTTGTTTACTTTCAATGTATCAATCATACCGATAAAGATTTGAAGACTTCCTTCAATCGTTTTTACGGTATCAAACATTCCTTCTTTATCTTCTTGAAGGTCTTTGTTATAAGCAAGTGGAAGTCCTTTTAAAATAGTTAAAAGTGACATTAAGTTTCCATACACTCGACCTGTTTTCCCTCTAATTAGCTCAGCCATATCAGGATTTTTCTTTTGTGGCATAATACTGCTTCCTGTTGCGTAAGTGTCATCAAGTTCAATAAATTGAAATTCTTGCGAACACCAGAAAATAATTTCTTCACAGAAGCGTGATAAATGCATCATTAGCAATGAACTGTTGCTAAGAAATTCAATAATAAAGTCGCGGTCGCTTACCCCATCCAAGCTATTTTCATAGATGCCATCGAAATTCAGCTTTTCAGCAGTATATGCACGGTCAATCGGAAAGGTAGTTCCAGCAAGTGCAGCACTGCCAAGCGGCGAAATATTTATTCTTTTTAGTGATTCAGTAAATCTCTGTTTATCACGGTCAAGCATCCAAAAATAGGCCATTAAATGATGGGCAAATGAGATTGGTTGTGCACGTTGAAGATGAGTGTACCCAGGTAAAATTGTTTCAACATGTTCCTCAGCTTTGCCAATTAGCGATTGTTGCAAGCCCTCAATTAATTCAACAACCATTGCAACATGTTTACGCAAATAAAGATGCATGTCAGTGGCTACTTGATCGTTACGGCTTCTTCCTGTATGTAATTTCCCTCCAACAGGACCAATCTCATCAATTAATAGTTTTTCGATATTTAGATGAATATCTTCATAGTTTACAGAAAAAGTTAGTTCATTCTTTTTCGCTTTTTCTAACAGTGAAGTTAAACCTTTTGTGATTTGGTTTGCTTCGTCTTGAGTAATAATTCCGCACTTACCAAGCATTTCAACATGTGCGAGACTACCTGTGATGTCTTCCTCAACTAATTCCTGATCAAAATGGATGGATGCGCCGAACTCATCCACCCATTGTTCAGGGGTTTTTTGGAAGCGACCACCCCAAAGTTTTTTCATACTTCCACCTTCTTGTTGTTTTTCACCATGCTGTTTACTTTTGTTGGAAGTCCAAATAATTCGATAAAGCCAATTGCTGCATTGTGATCAAATGCATCATCTTTCGTATATGTTGCAAGTTTCTCATCATATAGAGAGTACTCAGATTTTCTTCCTTCAACAATCGCATGACCCTTGAATAATTTCACTCTTACAGTACCTGTTACATATGTTTGTGTTTCTTTTAAGAAAGCGTGTAAAGCAGATTTTAATGGTGAGAACCATAAGCCGTTATAAATAAGTTCTGCAAGCTTTTGTTCAATCACTGGTT
This genomic stretch from Metabacillus sp. B2-18 harbors:
- the argH gene encoding argininosuccinate lyase gives rise to the protein MKKLWGGRFQKTPEQWVDEFGASIHFDQELVEEDITGSLAHVEMLGKCGIITQDEANQITKGLTSLLEKAKKNELTFSVNYEDIHLNIEKLLIDEIGPVGGKLHTGRSRNDQVATDMHLYLRKHVAMVVELIEGLQQSLIGKAEEHVETILPGYTHLQRAQPISFAHHLMAYFWMLDRDKQRFTESLKRINISPLGSAALAGTTFPIDRAYTAEKLNFDGIYENSLDGVSDRDFIIEFLSNSSLLMMHLSRFCEEIIFWCSQEFQFIELDDTYATGSSIMPQKKNPDMAELIRGKTGRVYGNLMSLLTILKGLPLAYNKDLQEDKEGMFDTVKTIEGSLQIFIGMIDTLKVNKEKMEKATSEDFSNATELADYLSTKGMPFRDAHEVVGTLVYQCIQSGIYLKDLPFEEYKKASSLFEEDLYEMINPYEAVRKRMSAGGTGFEMVKQALEKAKKTLS
- a CDS encoding DHH family phosphoesterase, giving the protein MKQQILDEISQNDTIIIHRHVRPDPDAYGSQCGLAEMIKATYPNKKIYVVGESEQSLEFLYKMDHISDEIYQEALVIVCDTANQARISDQRYKTGKKLIKIDHHPNEDQYGDLLWVETEASATSEMIYELYLEGKDHGFKLSEKAAELLYTGIVGDTGRFLFPSTTEKTFQYASALISKGINPTPIYDELYKTKRNVAKLSGYVLQNFTLTSSGSASMSITKDILKKFDVTPSEASQLVGILGNIEGVKAWVFFVEEENQIRVRLRAKKLVINKLAKKYNGGGHPLASGASVYSWEEAKQVLHDLEVLCQDE
- a CDS encoding SDR family oxidoreductase, which produces MRHALITAGSKGLGKKVTEEFLQRGYSVTINYRKDIEAVENLKNTYSHLSDRILFVQGDVTKKEDLTNMIDLTIERFGRIDCLINNAGPYIFERKKLADYTDEEWYQMIEGNLSSVFHLFKKIIPIMRQQRYGRIITYGFQGAESSPGWLHRSAFSAAKVGLVSLTKSISIEEAEHGITANMICPGNIVGEMKEATIEQSRIMSDVESKTPIGRSGTGEDIARTVAFICDENSDMITGSIIEVTGGANVIHRFHV
- a CDS encoding metal-dependent hydrolase → MEVSYHGHAVVQVAAHNKKIIIDPFITGNELTDLTADSVEADVIILTHGHNDHVGDTIEIAKKNNALVIAPYELAVYIGKNGIDIHPMNIGGAYDFDFGRVKLTQAFHGSSYQEPDGTIIYTGMPSGILLTSEGKTIYHAGDTALFTDMKMIGERNSIDLAFLPIGDNLTMGPEDAKDAALWLNAKKVVPIHYDTFPAIKQDPEKFAQSLPEGIGLPLKVGEKYEL
- the ald gene encoding alanine dehydrogenase, yielding MKIGIPAELKNNENRVAMTPAGANQLIKSGHEVCIETNAGLGSGFTDEQYKDAGATIVKTAAEAWSMDMVMKVKEPLKEEFSYFRDDLILFTYLHLAAEPELTKALINQKVTSIAYETVQLSNGSLPLLTPMSEVAGRMASQIGAQLLEKPKGGKGILLAGVPGTQRGRVTIIGGGVAGTNAAKIACGLGAEVTILDTNSDRLRQLDDLFGKDVSTIMSSPLTISESVQRADLVIGAVLIPGAKAPNLVFAEDVKAMGKGSVIVDIAIDQGGIFETIDRLTTHDNPTYEKHGVLHYAVANMPGAVPRTSTLALTNVTVPYANIIATKGYQKACLEDSALLKGLNTLKGFVTYKAVAEAHGLFFKDATSLMDSRV
- a CDS encoding YtpI family protein translates to MPVLVVLIIFSLAFYLYYRVKAYRSNKQAEKSWISAKASIALGLFVAFFGLNQLFMFRSTLSFVVGIIFLLIGFGSAWAGYRAYKHYLPYVLKEIKEQQ
- a CDS encoding CBS domain-containing protein, which codes for MATKHEQILQYITSLPVGEKISVRQIAKDINVSEGTAYRAIKEAENKGYVSTIERVGTIRIETKKKENFEKLTYAEVVNIVEGQVLGGRAGLHKTLNKFVIGAMKLDAMMRYTGAGNLLIVGNRTTAHQYALEAGAAVLITGGFDTEDSVKKLADELELPIISTSYDTFTVGAMINRAIYDQLIKKEIVQVEDILTPIDKTICLSTSDTVATWYQHNYETGHGRFPVIDQNLKVQGIVTSKDIMGNDHSTIIEKIMTKSPITVIGKTSVASAAQMMVWEGIEILPVVDQQNRLQGIISRQDVLKALQMIQRQPQIGEKLDDIVTNQFITIDDESKRSSIFRCEVTPQMTNHLGTISYGVFTTLVTESVNRYLRAQKKGDIVVENITIYFIKPVQMESVLEIHPKILEVGRKFGKIDIEAYSDGIVVGKAMMMVQLIER